The genome window TTTGACAGTGATTCCGATGAAGTGGTGGAAAATGTGGAAACGGTCTTGACCGATAACGGAAAGCACTTTACGACCACGGGTGATTTCACTCCCAAGAAAAAAGGGAAGCATACCCTGACGTTCACGATGGAAGTCGAAGGGAATGGGAGTTATTACATAGATTCTAAAACAGCAAAGATTCGCGTACTGAATGATGGGGATATCTTTGTACCTGGCGATCCCGTAGCAGTAGACATAAAAATGACGACTTCGACCAGCAAATTTGAGGTCGGCAAGCAGATTAAGATCAGTGTCACTACCCCGAAAAAAGGAACGACGTACGATCAGGTCCGTTTTGAACTGCTGAGTCCCTATAAGGATGAAAAAGTGGAAGGAGTCAAAACTGTTGCTTCACGCAGTACGTATACGACAACTGGATATCTGACTCCCCAGCATGAAGGGGAGTATCGCATCCACTTCAGAATGACCATGAGCGATGATCAGGGGAAAGAGTGGGAAGCTACGGCGAGTAAAACAGTGAAAGTGAAGAAGGTAGAACCGAAAAAAATAAAAGTATTGTTTGTGCCTCTGGCGGCTACTCCCAGATTGCAATATGGCGGTGAAGCGGTAGTCATAGCGAAATTCCCCACGTATTACGCAAAGCAAGGCTATTCTTATTATTGGTCAGACAATGTCACGGGACTTGTCGGGCCAGTCTCGCAAGACAATCAGTACACATATATCGTAGGTGTGTTCAAGGCAGAAAAAACGGGTGAACATCAGGTTGCCATCAAGGTGACACGGGAACACCAGTGGGTCGGGGAAGCGAGCATGCAGATCACGGTGGATGAGTATTAGGGAAAGTCGTTCAAATGAAGCAGGAAAGCCTCCCGGGGAGGCTTTTTTTCGTTTTTGTCACCAAGCAACCCATGGGTCCAAAGCTTGTGATTTATGCAATAATGGGTAAATGATGCAAGCGTGAATACCTTAAGGATGGAACCTCCACATCAATCACCAAAACTGGTTCGATGCGGGAAATGGCATAAAAGATGCACCGTCCAACAAAAGATCCATTGACGAACACTTGAACAGACACTACCTTTAAAAGATATTATCATTCATTCCTCATTCATTTCCATTCTGGCAAGCAGGAGAACAAACCATGCAAAACAAGCTGACGATCGGAGAAATGGCAAAGCTGCGCGGCATAACGGTGGATACACTGCGTCATTACGACAAAATTGGGTTGCTGAAGCCCTATTACATTGATTCCGATACCGGATATCGCTACTACTCGATTTCCCAGTATGAAGTTCTCGGAACGATCAGAGAGCTGCGGAGAATCGGTTTTTCGCTGGAGGAAATCAAAGATTTTCTCACGAATCGCACGGTCAAAAAATCGGTTCAATTTCTTCAGCAATCCATGGACAAGGTCCAGGAAAAGATAAAGGAACTGCAAGCCATCCATACGATCATGATGAACCGTTTATCCCATATCGAAAAGTTTCTCGACAGCTACAAGGATTCGGACATAGTGGTGAAGCATTTTGAAGAACGGGAGTACATCCAGCTGGCCAAGCCGGTAAAGTGGAGGGATACAGAAGAAGCGTATTTTGGATATTTAAAGCTGGAAAACAGGATCGGAGGAATGATTCCGGTATTGGCTAGCAATAAATTTGGAGACGTTATCCCAAAAGAGTATTTTGATCAAATCCGCCATTCCAGCGAAGTTTCCGACAGCTTTGGGGAATTAGAGTCGCAAATTTTCCTGCTGGTACAGGATGAAGTGTCGGAGCAGCCCACGCATAAGATCGAAAAAGGCTCGTTTCTATGTGCCTACCATGGAGGGCTGACTCATGAGAAAAGGGTGGCTCAGCTGAAAAAACTACTCGATTATTGCGATGCTCATGGATATGTGATCACCGGTGATGCCGTTCGAATTATGCAAGTCGATGTTTCATTGACGGATCAGCATGAGGAAGCCTATTACGAAATCCAACTCCCGATTCAAGTGATAGCGGGCCAGAAATAGCCTCGAAATGACATGCGGTCATTTCTGGGCTTTTTTTGTATGAAAATTTACGCTTTACTCTGGAGTAAGACGAGACTTTATACTGGGCTCATGCAAATGCAGTGCTGTCATAGACAGTGAAAACGAAAGCGTTTTCGTGAGCATGGAGTAAAGAAAGGAACGTGAAGCGGATGAGTCACCCGTCAGCAGACATCATGATTGCGAGCAATGCAGTCTTTACAGGGCTAAGTGATTATCCGGAGCCTGCGTCCATCGCGATCGCAGCGGGCAAGATCATTGCAGTAGGCACTGCGGAGGAAATGAAACCTTTCACAGGTGAGAATACCAAAGTCTATGCCTACCAAGACCAATTGATCATGCCAGGCTTTCATGATTTTCACCTTCACGTCATGGACGGGGCTGTCACGATGGATAGCGCCTACTTGTTCTCGGCCCGTTCTGAAAAGGAAGCGCTCGACATCATTCGTGAATTTGCCGAATCACGGCCAGATGAGCCATGGGTGATTGGATCCACATGGGATTCAGGTTATTGGGATACGAAGAAATTGCCCGATCGGCATGCTTTGGATCGGATTCTCCCGGATCGTCCAGCGCTTATGTTTCACGCGGAAGGCCACTATGCCTGGGTGAATTCGAAGGCTTTGGAGATTGCCGGCATTCATCGTGATACCGAAAACCCTACTTACGGGATCATCGGAAAAGATGAGAAGGGTGAACCAGACGGTCTTTTATACGAAAAAGCAATGGGAGCCGTCATTGAGCATGCCTACCGTTTTTCACAGGAAAAGAAGAGGGAACTGTTTACCCAATTCCTCGGTCATGCAGCCAGCCTGGGAGTCACGGCCGTCCACGACTTGTTTGCTACGGAGTCCTTGGCTGTGTTAACGGATTACGAGCTTTTCAAAGAATTTGAAGACGAAGGAAAGCTGACGACGCGCATCCATCTGTGGCCTGCTTTAGATGGAGATCTGGAGCGTGCCAAGCAGCTTCGGGCTAGATACCAATCGGATATGCTCCGCGTGTCAGGGCTGAAGCAATTCATCGATGGGGTCATTACGGCGAGGACGGCCTATTTGCTCGAGCCTTATGCGGATGATCCGGAAACTCGCGGAGACACGTCCTTCCCTCCTGAGACGATCAAAAAATGGGTCGTGGACGCGGATAAGGAGGGCTTCAGCATTCGTTTCCATGCGATTGGAGATGGAGCGATTCGCCTAGCTTTTGATGCCTATGAAGAAGCACAAAGGACAAACGGGGTTCGAGATTCCCGCCACTCCATCGAGCATGTGGAAGTGATTCATCCGGATGATATCCATCGTTTCAAGAAGCTGGGTGTCACGGCCTCGATGCAGCCTGATCATTTTGCCATGTCGGAGCGAGGCGTGTACACGGAGCGCATCGGTGCCGAACGGGAAAAATATGTGTTCCCGATTCACACGCTGCAAAAAGCCGGTGCGAAGCTGGCCTTTGGAACGGACTTCCCCATCGATGTCTTGAATCCGCTCCTTCAAATTTATCGAGCGGTCACGAGAATCGACAGCAGCGGAAAAACAGTATGGCATCCGCATGAACGAATCTCCCTTGCCGATGCCTTGAAGGCGTATACGTCCGGATCTGCTTACGGCACCTTCCGGGAGCATGAGCTCGGGACATTGGAGGTAGGGAAGCGGGCTGATCTCATCGTCCTGGAACAAAATCTTTTTGAAATCCCCGTTGATAACATCCCGGAAGTAAACGTACAGCTAACGATGGTGGATGGAAACGTTGTGTATGACCATGCGAATTCATTCGCGGTGAAGTGATCAAGCGAAGTACCGGCAGTCATCAAACGGCAGTGCAGCGAACGTAAAAGCTGCAGCTGCCGTTTTTCGTTCAAGTGCTGCTGTCTGCACTTCTGCATCATGAAAGCCTCTTATTTTTCGTCCATATATTGTAAAATGAAGTGGTTCATTAAAGTCTTGCGTAAACTTGCAAGGAGAAGGGTGGCACTGAGCCATGGCAAAGGATCGGATGGAACCAGGCATTCTGGAAAAACAAACAGCGAGCATACGATGTATTATCGATTCACCTGAGAAACAGAAACAGCTGTACAAACGGACACTGCTGATCGTGATCCTCTCGCAAATCTTCGGAGGTGCCGGGCTCGCAGCAGGTGTCACGGTCGGGGCGCTTCTGGCGCAAGAGATGCTCGGGACGGACAGTTTGGCAGGAATCCCTGCTGCCCTGCTCACGCTCGGTTCCGCCGTGGCTGCTCTGCTCGTTGGGCGGATCTCGCAGAAAGTGGGACGCCGGATTGGACTTGCGGCCGGATTTTTGGCAGGGGGCATCGGTGCGGTCGGAGTTATTTTCGCGGCGATCAGTCAAAATGTTCCGCTTCTTTTTCTCTCGCTCCTGATTTACGGAGCGGGCACGGCGACCAATCTGCAAGCTCGCTACGCAGGAACTGACCTGGCAGGGCCGAAGCAAAGAGCGACAGCAGTGAGCGTGGCCATGGTTTCCACCACATTTGGTGCTGTGGCCGGCCCCAACCTGGTTGAAGTGATGGGCGGGATTGCTGCCTCCATGGGCATCCCGTCTCTGGCCGGCCCATTTATTTTAGGGGCTGCCGCTTTTATTCTGGCGGGTCTGGTATTTTTGCTTTTCCTGCGACCTGATCCATTGGTGGTTGCCAAAGCCATTGCGGAAGCGCAGAAGGCCGACCAGCAGACGCAGTCCGATCTCCAAGGGTACGAGCCGGCAACCAACAACAGGGGGATCATCGTAGGGGCTGTCGTCATGATTCTCACGCAGATTGTCATGGTCGCCATCATGACGATGACGCCCATCCATATGAAGCATCACGGCCACGGACTAGGCGAGGTCGGTTTGGTGATCAGCATTCATATTGGCGCGATGTATTTGCCATCGCTTTTGACCGGTATCCTCGTTGACAAGGTGGGGCGTACAGCCATGTCGTTTGCATCAGGGGCTATCCTGCTTGCCGCAGGCATCACGGCTGCACTGGCGCCAGCCGATTCTATGGCCTTGCTGATCACGGCCCTCGCACTTCTCGGTCTGGGCTGGAACTTTGGCCTGATTAGTGGGACTGCGTTGATTGTAGATGCCACACATCCTGCCAACCGGGCCAAAACGCAGGGGACGATTGACGTCTTGATCGCACTCGCGGGGGCGTCAGGGGGAGCGTTGTCAGGCATGGTGGTCGCGCAGGCGAGCTACGCCGCTCTTTCACTCGCAGGAGGTTTCCTGTCCCTTCTGCTGATTCCAGTCGGCGTATGGTACCATCACAGCAAAAAGGCAGCAGAATCACAGAGCATGACGCTATAAGAGCGGCCGGTTACACCTTGGACTTGGGGTAACCGGCTTTGATTTATGTTTTTGCAATCCTGCGTTGGGCTTCTTTCAAAGATGAGCACTGCAGCTAGCAAAAATTGACAATATGTGGAGCATCCTCTTATAGTAAGGGAAAAACGTAGAGGATTGAGGGAGAATCGTTGGGGAAAATCGCTTTGTTTTCCGTGCTGTGGTGGCTGACGGGAAGTCCTTTTGCCGCCATGCTTATCATTTTGCTGCTGCTGTACGTGCTGGATCTTCGCTTTGTCCGGTTGCTTCCGGATATCACCAAGCCATACCGGAGATGGAGGCGTCTGTCTTCTCTGCAGAGCCAGCTGCGTCTCAATCCCCATGACACGTCCGCCAAGCTGGAGGCAGCCCGCTTGCTGATGGAAAAACGGCAGTTCAATGAGGCATTGTCTTATCTGGAGGAAATCTCCTCACTCATGGAGGACTCCCCAGAGTATTTGAGCGACAAAGGAATATGTCTCTTGAAGCTGGGGCGCCTGGAAGAGGGCTTGCCTCTGATCGAGCAGGCGTTGAGCGTCAATCCGCGGGTCAAGTATGGAGAGCCTTACCTGCGGGTTGCGGAGGCCTATGCGAAAAGGCATGAGGTGGGAAAAGCGCTCGCGAGTCTCGAACAATTGGCAAAGATTCACATGTCATCGTGCGAGGTCTATTACAAGCAAGGGGAACTGTACGGCGTCTTGCAGCAAAAAGAAAAAGCCAAGCAATCGTATCTGGAAGCAGTTGACGTTTATCGTGGCTTGCCGTCTTACAAACGGCGGACGGAAAGACGCTGGGCCCTTCTGGCGTGGCTAAAAGGGAAGGCTTGAAGAAAACAGGACTCTCTGTTCGGAGCATCCTCTCCGTCAGAGGGTCTTTTTGTATGACCAGCCTCTTTCCAGACGAATAGATGCCCCCTAGCGGACACAGACTACTCGCAGGAGGGGTTAACATGTATGTTAAGATGTATCCATTGATACTTGTGGTCATTTTGTTGTTGACCGGCTGTACAAATCAAAAACAATCTATGCCCAATGTGCCAGCTCCCGAACAAGCAAAATCGTACAGGACTGCTGGCGTAGACACACCTGCGTGGAAAAAAACGGCTGATGCGATCGTTGACGAGGGAATGCAGTATCTGGGTACACCTTATGTTTACGGAGCAGAGAGGTTCAATGACAAGACATTTGATTGTTCATCCTACGTTCAATTTCTTTATGCAAAGCATGGCATCAATCTCGGGTATAACGCCAGAGAGCAAGCCGTAGAGGGTAAAGAAATACCGTTTATGAATTTGCGCAAGGGCGATATCATGTTCTTCTCCGATGAAGATTTCCCTAATGAGGTTGGCTTGAGCAAAGTGCGGCATGTAGGCATTTATATGGGGGACGGAAAAATACTCCATACGTACGAACCAGGAATCGGGGTAGTGATCAGCAATATCCACAAGGACGAAAAAGAAGGGGAATACTGGTACCAGCATTACCTGTTTGCACGAAGAGTGATTCCGGGGTAACGGTGCCAGCTGCTGGAGCTTGAAAATACTACGACCGTTCGAGGAAAATCCGGGTGCATCCCGGATTTTTTGTTTGTTGTGGAGCCCATCTTGCTATGCGCAAGTTTCGTACAAAAAAGTGTCAATATAAAGATGTGAGAATATCTATTTCATTGAATCGCAAAGTTGTATAGAGTAAGAAGCGTTCAAGTTTCTACTTCGGTGGGAAAAGAGGGTGAACGGGCGCAAAGGAGGGAGAGCGCAGTGAACAAACAGCAAGAGCAAAAGCAGAGAACCATGCTCACGAAGCGTTTGAATATCCTGTTTGTCATCGTCTTTTTGATCTTCACCGTCGTGGTTCTGCGTCTGGCAGATATCCAGATTGCCGAGGGCCAGGACTATGCCAAGCAGGCGAGCAAGCAAAATTTCAAAGAGACGCCGATCACGGCCATACGGGGAGACATCTACGACAAGAACGGAAAGGTGATCGTGAACAACCGCGCTTCGTTCACAGCTGTCTTCCATGAGCTCGACGACATGACGAGCCACGATTATTTGAATCTGGTCACCAAGCTGGAAAAGGTGTTGACCGGCACAAACAAAGCCTCCCTGCTGAAGAAGATGGATGTAGGCTACGAGCTGAAGAACGGGAAAATGGAAAGAACGATGCGTCTGTCTCCGAAGCTGACGGAGAAGGATCTCAAATTTGATTTGTCGCCAAAGGAAATCGCTTATCTGGAGGAGCATTTGAGCGAGCTGCCTGGCGTTGAGGTCTTGACCAAGCCCATCCGCGTCTATGATCCAAAACAGGTGGCTGTCCAGGCGATCGGCTACGTCCGCCCTTATCATGTGGCAGAGAACCTCGGCTCCGATTTTTACCTCCAGCAGAAGGATCACTATCAGCCGAACCAAATGGTAGGGCTGGACGGGGTGGAAAGAAGCTATGAGGAGCAGCTGCGGGGCGAG of Brevibacillus choshinensis contains these proteins:
- a CDS encoding MerR family transcriptional regulator; amino-acid sequence: MQNKLTIGEMAKLRGITVDTLRHYDKIGLLKPYYIDSDTGYRYYSISQYEVLGTIRELRRIGFSLEEIKDFLTNRTVKKSVQFLQQSMDKVQEKIKELQAIHTIMMNRLSHIEKFLDSYKDSDIVVKHFEEREYIQLAKPVKWRDTEEAYFGYLKLENRIGGMIPVLASNKFGDVIPKEYFDQIRHSSEVSDSFGELESQIFLLVQDEVSEQPTHKIEKGSFLCAYHGGLTHEKRVAQLKKLLDYCDAHGYVITGDAVRIMQVDVSLTDQHEEAYYEIQLPIQVIAGQK
- a CDS encoding MFS transporter, which codes for MEPGILEKQTASIRCIIDSPEKQKQLYKRTLLIVILSQIFGGAGLAAGVTVGALLAQEMLGTDSLAGIPAALLTLGSAVAALLVGRISQKVGRRIGLAAGFLAGGIGAVGVIFAAISQNVPLLFLSLLIYGAGTATNLQARYAGTDLAGPKQRATAVSVAMVSTTFGAVAGPNLVEVMGGIAASMGIPSLAGPFILGAAAFILAGLVFLLFLRPDPLVVAKAIAEAQKADQQTQSDLQGYEPATNNRGIIVGAVVMILTQIVMVAIMTMTPIHMKHHGHGLGEVGLVISIHIGAMYLPSLLTGILVDKVGRTAMSFASGAILLAAGITAALAPADSMALLITALALLGLGWNFGLISGTALIVDATHPANRAKTQGTIDVLIALAGASGGALSGMVVAQASYAALSLAGGFLSLLLIPVGVWYHHSKKAAESQSMTL
- a CDS encoding amidohydrolase; amino-acid sequence: MSHPSADIMIASNAVFTGLSDYPEPASIAIAAGKIIAVGTAEEMKPFTGENTKVYAYQDQLIMPGFHDFHLHVMDGAVTMDSAYLFSARSEKEALDIIREFAESRPDEPWVIGSTWDSGYWDTKKLPDRHALDRILPDRPALMFHAEGHYAWVNSKALEIAGIHRDTENPTYGIIGKDEKGEPDGLLYEKAMGAVIEHAYRFSQEKKRELFTQFLGHAASLGVTAVHDLFATESLAVLTDYELFKEFEDEGKLTTRIHLWPALDGDLERAKQLRARYQSDMLRVSGLKQFIDGVITARTAYLLEPYADDPETRGDTSFPPETIKKWVVDADKEGFSIRFHAIGDGAIRLAFDAYEEAQRTNGVRDSRHSIEHVEVIHPDDIHRFKKLGVTASMQPDHFAMSERGVYTERIGAEREKYVFPIHTLQKAGAKLAFGTDFPIDVLNPLLQIYRAVTRIDSSGKTVWHPHERISLADALKAYTSGSAYGTFREHELGTLEVGKRADLIVLEQNLFEIPVDNIPEVNVQLTMVDGNVVYDHANSFAVK
- a CDS encoding C40 family peptidase, producing MYVKMYPLILVVILLLTGCTNQKQSMPNVPAPEQAKSYRTAGVDTPAWKKTADAIVDEGMQYLGTPYVYGAERFNDKTFDCSSYVQFLYAKHGINLGYNAREQAVEGKEIPFMNLRKGDIMFFSDEDFPNEVGLSKVRHVGIYMGDGKILHTYEPGIGVVISNIHKDEKEGEYWYQHYLFARRVIPG
- a CDS encoding tetratricopeptide repeat protein — translated: MGKIALFSVLWWLTGSPFAAMLIILLLLYVLDLRFVRLLPDITKPYRRWRRLSSLQSQLRLNPHDTSAKLEAARLLMEKRQFNEALSYLEEISSLMEDSPEYLSDKGICLLKLGRLEEGLPLIEQALSVNPRVKYGEPYLRVAEAYAKRHEVGKALASLEQLAKIHMSSCEVYYKQGELYGVLQQKEKAKQSYLEAVDVYRGLPSYKRRTERRWALLAWLKGKA